The following are from one region of the Nicotiana tabacum cultivar K326 chromosome 3, ASM71507v2, whole genome shotgun sequence genome:
- the LOC142179366 gene encoding uncharacterized protein LOC142179366 isoform X1: protein MEETNMDDCEQNRESEVAPALIAVHPTHQSVAVAVGSNLRVFNLQEGCSVSLVDDSGVHMHKDSIRAIRYGAEGKLFVSAGDDKLVKIWLTDSWCCISSVSSEKRVSAVAVSNDGRFVSFADKFGVIYAVEIEAFHENQSLPNKKAVPILAHYCSIITSLEFSPDGRYIISADRDFKIRVSVFPEKPSDGAHEIQSFCLGHAEFVSCLAFICSKDSQQRYLLSGGGDSTVRLWDFTCGSLLDTCHIGPETGLSQSKGVDDSLLAVTDLCATRGGSLIAVAIQSLAGVMLLSCNLSARSLHFARVVPVPGETFIPTSIAAAYSSNQLWMVMGASTLCASDSAPLARVKVVDGFCESNQDSVEHEMRVLEDKDIRGGEQLLQTLQGSSSIEKDALATAAEAVKTAMCNLLIKKQYPSENREFRKRGRNDKKVNKKK from the exons atggaggaaaCCAACATGGATGATTGTGAACAGAACCGTGAATCCGAGGTTGCTCCAGCTTTAATTGCAGTTCACCCAACTCATCAATCAGTTGCTGTCGCCGTTGGTTCAAATCTCCGTGTCTTTAATCTTCA AGAAGGTTGTTCGGTTTCATTGGTGGATGATTCAGGGGTGCATATGCATAAGGATTCAATAAGAGCAATTCGGTATGGTGCTGAAGGCAAGCTCTTTGTATCTGCTGGAGATGACAAACTTGTTAAGATTTGGTTGACTGATTCTTGGTGCTGTATAAGTTCGGT GTCATCCGAGAAGAGAGTTAGTGCTGTTGCTGTTAGTAATGATGGTCGTTTTGTATCTTTCGCGGATAAATTTGGTGTAATATATGCAGTTGAAATAGAAGCTTTTCATGAAAATCAAAGCTTGCCCAATAAGAAGGCAGTCCCAATTCTTGCCCACTACTGCAGCATCATTACTAGCctg GAGTTTTCACCTGACGGACGATACATTATTAGTGCAGATCGGGACTTCAAAATCCGA GTCTCTGTGTTCCCGGAAAAACCATCAGATGGAGCTCATGAGATTCAGAGCTTTTGTCTTGGCCATGCCGA GTTCGTTTCTTGCCTTGCCTTCATTTGCAGCAAGGATTCCCAGCAGCGGTATTTACTTTCTGGAGGTGGTGATTCAACT gtaCGCCTATGGGACTTCACTTGTGGTTCTCTTCTTGATACCTGTCATATTGGGCCGGAG ACAGGACTCTCACAGTCAAAAGGAGTAGATGACAGCTTGCTGGCTGTCACCGATCTCTGTGCCACTCGTGGTGGATCATTAATTGCCGTGGCCATTCAGAG CTTGGCAGGAGTGATGCTTTTGAGTTGCAACCTTTCAGCTAGATCTCTCCATTTTGCAAGG GTGGTTCCAGTTCCTGGGGAGACTTTTATTCCCACAAGCATAGCAGCTGCCTACTCGTCGAATCAATTATGGATGGTCATGGGTGCTTCGACTCTATGTGCTTCTGATTCAGCACCTTTGGCTCGTGTGAAGGTTGTTGATGGTTTCTGTGAGAGCAACCAGGACTCTGTTGAGCACGAGATGCGTGTCTTAGAAGATAAAGATATACGAGGTGGTGAACAACTCCTTCAAACGTTGCAGGGCAGTTCGTCGATTGAGAAAGATGCATTAGCGACAGCTGCAGAAGCAGTGAAAACTGCAATGTGTAATCTATTAATCAAGAAGCAGTACCCTTCAGAAAATCGAGAGTTTAGAAAGAGAGGGAGGAACGACAAGaaagtaaataagaaaaaatga
- the LOC142179366 gene encoding uncharacterized protein LOC142179366 isoform X2: MHKDSIRAIRYGAEGKLFVSAGDDKLVKIWLTDSWCCISSVSSEKRVSAVAVSNDGRFVSFADKFGVIYAVEIEAFHENQSLPNKKAVPILAHYCSIITSLEFSPDGRYIISADRDFKIRVSVFPEKPSDGAHEIQSFCLGHAEFVSCLAFICSKDSQQRYLLSGGGDSTVRLWDFTCGSLLDTCHIGPETGLSQSKGVDDSLLAVTDLCATRGGSLIAVAIQSLAGVMLLSCNLSARSLHFARVVPVPGETFIPTSIAAAYSSNQLWMVMGASTLCASDSAPLARVKVVDGFCESNQDSVEHEMRVLEDKDIRGGEQLLQTLQGSSSIEKDALATAAEAVKTAMCNLLIKKQYPSENREFRKRGRNDKKVNKKK; encoded by the exons ATGCATAAGGATTCAATAAGAGCAATTCGGTATGGTGCTGAAGGCAAGCTCTTTGTATCTGCTGGAGATGACAAACTTGTTAAGATTTGGTTGACTGATTCTTGGTGCTGTATAAGTTCGGT GTCATCCGAGAAGAGAGTTAGTGCTGTTGCTGTTAGTAATGATGGTCGTTTTGTATCTTTCGCGGATAAATTTGGTGTAATATATGCAGTTGAAATAGAAGCTTTTCATGAAAATCAAAGCTTGCCCAATAAGAAGGCAGTCCCAATTCTTGCCCACTACTGCAGCATCATTACTAGCctg GAGTTTTCACCTGACGGACGATACATTATTAGTGCAGATCGGGACTTCAAAATCCGA GTCTCTGTGTTCCCGGAAAAACCATCAGATGGAGCTCATGAGATTCAGAGCTTTTGTCTTGGCCATGCCGA GTTCGTTTCTTGCCTTGCCTTCATTTGCAGCAAGGATTCCCAGCAGCGGTATTTACTTTCTGGAGGTGGTGATTCAACT gtaCGCCTATGGGACTTCACTTGTGGTTCTCTTCTTGATACCTGTCATATTGGGCCGGAG ACAGGACTCTCACAGTCAAAAGGAGTAGATGACAGCTTGCTGGCTGTCACCGATCTCTGTGCCACTCGTGGTGGATCATTAATTGCCGTGGCCATTCAGAG CTTGGCAGGAGTGATGCTTTTGAGTTGCAACCTTTCAGCTAGATCTCTCCATTTTGCAAGG GTGGTTCCAGTTCCTGGGGAGACTTTTATTCCCACAAGCATAGCAGCTGCCTACTCGTCGAATCAATTATGGATGGTCATGGGTGCTTCGACTCTATGTGCTTCTGATTCAGCACCTTTGGCTCGTGTGAAGGTTGTTGATGGTTTCTGTGAGAGCAACCAGGACTCTGTTGAGCACGAGATGCGTGTCTTAGAAGATAAAGATATACGAGGTGGTGAACAACTCCTTCAAACGTTGCAGGGCAGTTCGTCGATTGAGAAAGATGCATTAGCGACAGCTGCAGAAGCAGTGAAAACTGCAATGTGTAATCTATTAATCAAGAAGCAGTACCCTTCAGAAAATCGAGAGTTTAGAAAGAGAGGGAGGAACGACAAGaaagtaaataagaaaaaatga
- the LOC142179367 gene encoding F-box/kelch-repeat protein SKIP30-like, with product MTALIEGLPNAVALRCIARVPFHLHPKLELVSHSWRAAIRSAELFKARKEVNSSEEFLCVFAFEPENLSQLYDPMHDRWITLPILPSNISHLARFSVVSTAGKLFVLGGGSDAVDPLTGDQDGIFATDEVWSYDPVTRVWSRRASMIFPRAMFACCVLEGKIIVAGGFTNYRKSICNAEIYDPEKDVWVQLPDLHHTHNSACSGVVVGGKVHVLHKGLSTIQVLENVKQGWTVHEYSWLQGPMTVVREKLYVMSSWFIYKQEKEVREMVVSASEFRRRIGFAMIGLGDDIYIVGGVNGPEHWNCNIKVLSDVDVLTLGNERLVWRKLAPMTRCRGTILACTQLRI from the coding sequence ATGACTGCACTCATTGAAGGTCTTCCCAATGCTGTTGCCCTTAGGTGCATTGCACGGGTTCCGTTCCACCTTCATCCAAAGTTAGAGCTTGTTTCCCATTCCTGGAGAGCTGCCATTCGAAGTGCCGAACTATTTAAAGCGAGAAAGGAGGTCAACTCGTCTGAAGAGTTTTTATGTGTATTCGCATTTGAACCTGAAAACTTATCGCAGCTTTATGATCCTATGCATGACCGTTGGATTACTCTCCCTATTCTCCCCTCAAACATCAGTCATCTTGCTCGCTTCAGTGTCGTTTCTACTGCTGGAAAGCTGTTTGTTTTAGGCGGTGGCAGTGATGCTGTGGATCCATTAACAGGTGACCAAGATGGGATTTTCGCGACTGATGAGGTCTGGTCATATGACCCTGTAACCCGTGTGTGGAGTCGGCGTGCGTCTATGATTTTCCCTCGTGCCATGTTTGCTTGTTGCGTGTTGGAGGGGAAGATAATTGTTGCAGGGGGTTTTACTAACTACAGGAAATCAATATGTAACGCGGAAATCTATGATCCAGAAAAGGATGTCTGGGTTCAATTACCCGATCTCCATCACACGCACAATTCCGCATGCTCAGGAGTGGTTGTTGGCGGTAAAGTTCATGTCTTGCATAAAGGTTTATCGACTATTCAGGTTTTGGAAAATGTCAAGCAAGGTTGGACCGTTCACGAGTATTCTTGGCTCCAGGGTCCAATGACTGTCGTTAGGGAAAAGCTTTATGTAATGAGCAGTTGGTTCATTTACAAGCAGGAAAAAGAAGTAAGAGAGATGGTAGTTTCAGCATCTGAGTTTCGTAGAAGAATTGGGTTTGCTATGATAGGGCTTGGAGATGATATTTATATAGTTGGAGGGGTTAATGGACCGGAGCATTGGAATTGTAACATCAAAGTGTTGTCTGATGTTGATGTATTGACGCTTGGAAATGAGAGGTTGGTGTGGCGTAAGCTTGCTCCAATGACAAGGTGCAGAGGGACAATTCTTGCCTGCACACAGCTGAGAATTTAG